A part of Acropora palmata chromosome 6, jaAcrPala1.3, whole genome shotgun sequence genomic DNA contains:
- the LOC141883267 gene encoding GDP-fucose protein O-fucosyltransferase 3-like: MLWARPTSKRRSILLCCFTLLVVRTMLFVVHFYKKETARNGKPVRLRTGGELLPVDTRTSEETNFQWNEEDFPKPQRKRLIIYWSGVRGHKVPVQKSGVNHSHFWPFFYAGKPGECPVPCELSSDQSRAAEASAFVVHARPPDIYNLPPIENLAPWILQTNENPVYTPAMFNSKIMSQFNLLMSYRLDSDFPAPIYPMPDLSPPIPFHKRLGNILAIFSKCEPVRTEYMRQLMNYIQVDSYGACLKNKEGLIGLYGKVDNRFVFKDHKLILSRYYKFSLVFMNQDCDYFIDDRLYHALTTGSVPIFMGTDKVDKFLPGNLRNSIIKVSDFKSPKELAEYLKFLSNNETAYGRYLEWKWKGLGDIFNTTIGRWWKPKFPLFCQVCMTLAKGKLHSGLKLDHCQPRRYEDWGLENPNIVLANNYSWCIYGAFVVFMVVLLVS; the protein is encoded by the coding sequence ATGTTGTGGGCGCGACCCACATCAAAACGGAGGTCAATTCTACTGTGTTGTTTTACGTTGCTTGTTGTTCGGACCATGCTGTTTGTAGTTCATTTTTACAAGAAAGAAACAGCGCGTAATGGGAAACCTGTTCGTTTGCGGACAGGTGGAGAGCTTTTACCGGTTGACACTAGAACTTCTGAGGAAACTAACTTCCAGTGGAATGAAGAAGACTTTCCTAAACCTCAACGAAAAAGGTTGATTATTTATTGGTCCGGCGTGAGAGGCCACAAAGTGCCCGTTCAGAAATCAGGAGTGAACCACTCGCACTTCTGGCCATTTTTTTATGCGGGTAAACCAGGAGAGTGTCCCGTCCCGTGTGAACTGTCCAGCGACCAATCACGTGCAGCGGAAGCTAGCGCGTTTGTGGTTCATGCGAGACCGCCGGATATTTATAATCTGCCTCCGATTGAAAATCTAGCACCGTGGATTTTACAAACGAACGAGAATCCTGTCTACACGCCGGCCATGTTCAATTCAAAGATTATGTCACAGTTTAATTTACTGATGAGTTACCGTTTAGATTCGGATTTTCCTGCTCCGATTTATCCAATGCCCGATCTGAGTCCTCCCATTCCATTTCACAAACGCCTAGGAAATATTTTAGCCATTTTTTCCAAGTGTGAACCCGTAAGGACAGAGTACATGCGGCAACTTATGAATTACATACAAGTGGATTCTTATGGTGCTTGCCTGAAGAACAAAGAAGGCTTGATAGGATTGTATGGAAAAGTTGACAATCGTTTTGTGTTTAAAGATCACAAACTGATCCTGTCAAGATATTACaagttttctttggtttttatGAACCAAGACTGCGATTATTTCATAGATGACAGGCTGTATCACGCACTTACAACAGGCTCGGTACCAATCTTTATGGGTACGGATAAAGTGGACAAGTTTTTGCCTGGGAATCTTAGAAACTCCATCATTAAAGTAAGCGATTTTAAAAGTCCCAAGGAATTAGCAGAATACTTAAAATTCCTGAGCAATAATGAGACTGCCTATGGCAGGTATTTAGAGTGGAAGTGGAAAGGACTTGGCGACATTTTCAATACAACCATTGGTCGATGGTGGAAGCCAAAATTTCCCTTGTTTTGCCAAGTGTGCATGACGCTGGCGAAGGGTAAGCTACACAGTGGGCTCAAATTGGACCATTGCCAGCCTCGCAGGTACGAGGACTGGGGCTTAGAGAATCCTAACATTGTTCTTGCGAATAACTACAGCTGGTGTATTTACGGTGCTTTCGTAGTGTTTATGGTTGTACTACTAGTGTCATAG